The following proteins are encoded in a genomic region of Thioclava nitratireducens:
- the dnaA gene encoding chromosomal replication initiator protein DnaA, with translation MTDETWGQVCNELQKAVGQNNYTTWIAPLELIDLEDGIASFQAPTKFMCDWVSRNFAEPILSELRRAGISAERVDISVPARRPMNGTANGATRPAVPAPAPAPAAAAKLRRTPRPDEPLPGAPLDSRFTFDSFVVGKPNELAHAAAKRVAEGGPVTFNPLFLYGGVGLGKTHLMHAIAHDLQHQRPDLRVLYLSAEQFMYRFVQALREKQIMDFKEMFRSIDVLMVDDVQFIAGKDSTQEEFFHTFNALVDQGKQIVISADRAPGEIKDLEERIKSRLSCGLVVDLHPTDYELRLGILQTKTEAYKVQYPDLQIAPGVLEFVAHRITSNVRILEGALTRLFAYASLIGREITMDLAQECLKDQLRQSERKVTVEEIQRKVAEHYNVRLSDLVGPKRLRAIARPRQVAMFLAKSLTTRSLPDIGRRFGGRDHTTIMHGIRKIEELRGTDSQLAEDIELLRRLLES, from the coding sequence ATGACGGACGAAACTTGGGGGCAGGTCTGCAATGAGCTTCAAAAAGCTGTTGGGCAAAACAACTACACGACCTGGATCGCTCCGCTCGAGCTGATCGACCTCGAGGACGGCATCGCCTCATTCCAAGCACCGACGAAATTCATGTGCGACTGGGTCTCGCGCAACTTTGCGGAACCGATCCTGAGCGAACTGCGTCGGGCGGGCATCTCTGCAGAGCGCGTCGACATCTCGGTCCCGGCCCGTCGTCCGATGAACGGCACGGCGAATGGCGCGACCCGCCCTGCGGTTCCGGCCCCTGCCCCGGCTCCCGCTGCAGCCGCCAAGCTCCGCAGGACCCCGCGTCCCGACGAGCCGCTTCCCGGCGCGCCGCTAGATTCGCGCTTCACCTTCGACAGCTTCGTCGTCGGCAAGCCGAACGAACTGGCCCATGCCGCCGCCAAGCGCGTTGCCGAAGGCGGCCCGGTCACGTTCAACCCGCTGTTCCTCTATGGCGGCGTCGGGCTTGGTAAGACCCACCTGATGCATGCGATCGCGCATGACCTGCAGCATCAGCGTCCGGATCTGCGCGTGCTCTACCTGTCGGCCGAGCAGTTCATGTATCGCTTCGTGCAGGCGCTGCGCGAAAAGCAGATCATGGACTTCAAGGAGATGTTCCGCTCGATCGACGTTCTGATGGTCGACGATGTGCAGTTCATCGCCGGGAAAGATTCCACGCAGGAAGAGTTCTTCCACACGTTCAACGCGCTCGTGGATCAGGGCAAACAGATCGTCATTTCGGCGGATCGTGCCCCGGGCGAGATCAAGGACCTCGAAGAGCGCATCAAGTCGCGCCTGTCCTGCGGTCTCGTCGTCGACCTGCACCCGACCGATTACGAACTGCGCCTCGGTATTCTTCAGACCAAGACCGAAGCCTACAAGGTTCAGTATCCCGACCTGCAGATCGCCCCCGGCGTTCTGGAATTCGTGGCACACCGGATCACCTCGAACGTGCGTATCCTCGAAGGCGCGCTGACCCGCCTCTTCGCCTATGCCTCGCTGATCGGGCGCGAGATCACGATGGATCTGGCGCAGGAATGCCTCAAGGACCAGCTGCGTCAGTCCGAGCGCAAGGTCACCGTCGAAGAAATCCAGCGCAAGGTGGCGGAGCATTACAACGTCCGTCTCTCCGATCTCGTGGGGCCCAAGCGCCTGCGCGCCATCGCTCGTCCGCGCCAGGTGGCGATGTTCCTCGCGAAATCGCTGACCACCCGCTCGCTTCCCGATATCGGGCGCCGCTTCGGCGGGCGCGATCACACCACGATCATGCACGGCATCCGCAAGATCGAGGAACTGCGCGGCACGGATTCGCAGCTCGCCGAAGATATCGAGTTGCTCCGCCGCCTCCTTGAAAGCTGA
- a CDS encoding IS3 family transposase (programmed frameshift), whose translation MRKSRFTEAQIIGMIKEQEAGMPTADVCRRHGLSPATFYKFKAKYGGMELSEAARLKALEDENAKLKRLLADTMLDNVVLKDLPGKELTTLTRRREAALRAMRDHDISQRRACQLVGVDPKTVRRTRPPDCPEIREEMKEIAGKRRRFGYRRIGILLERKGMTMNHKKLYRLYREEGLSVKRRRGRKRARGSRTPMPAAAHPNARWSLDFLADSFGASRKFRILAVIDDCCRENLCLVADTSISGKRVARELDALVRIYGKPACIVSDNGTEFTSRAILRWADQNAIPWHYIDPGKPQQNAFIESFNGSLRDELLNEEIFDTLDDARRKLALWRYDYNAVRPHSSLGNQTPLEARRTLEQFEGSAPGALAHNNRSDYQSQTCRLSL comes from the exons ATGCGAAAAAGCCGTTTCACCGAGGCGCAGATTATTGGGATGATCAAGGAGCAGGAGGCAGGCATGCCGACAGCTGATGTGTGCCGCAGGCATGGCCTCAGCCCGGCGACCTTTTACAAGTTCAAGGCCAAGTATGGTGGCATGGAGCTCTCCGAGGCAGCCAGGCTGAAGGCGCTCGAAGACGAAAACGCCAAGCTCAAACGTCTGTTGGCCGACACCATGCTCGACAACGTGGTTCTGAAGGATCTGC CTGGGAAAGAACTGACGACATTGACCAGGCGGCGAGAGGCGGCGCTCAGGGCGATGCGGGATCATGACATCTCGCAGCGTCGGGCCTGCCAGCTTGTCGGTGTCGACCCCAAGACGGTCCGGCGCACACGCCCGCCGGACTGCCCCGAGATCCGCGAGGAGATGAAGGAGATCGCCGGGAAGCGGCGCCGGTTTGGCTATCGCCGGATCGGCATCCTGCTTGAGCGCAAGGGCATGACCATGAACCACAAGAAGCTGTATCGGCTCTATCGCGAGGAAGGGCTATCGGTGAAGCGACGGCGTGGACGCAAGCGGGCTCGCGGGTCACGCACGCCGATGCCTGCGGCGGCGCATCCCAATGCGCGCTGGTCGCTCGACTTCCTGGCGGACAGCTTCGGCGCCTCGCGCAAGTTCCGTATTTTGGCCGTGATCGACGATTGTTGCAGAGAGAACCTGTGCCTGGTCGCCGATACCAGTATATCGGGCAAGCGTGTTGCCCGTGAACTCGATGCGCTGGTGCGGATCTACGGAAAGCCTGCTTGCATTGTCAGCGACAACGGGACGGAGTTCACCAGCCGGGCCATCCTGAGATGGGCCGACCAGAACGCCATTCCCTGGCACTACATCGACCCCGGCAAGCCGCAGCAGAACGCGTTCATCGAGTCCTTCAACGGAAGCCTGCGCGACGAATTATTAAACGAGGAGATCTTCGACACACTGGACGATGCCCGGCGCAAGTTGGCGCTCTGGCGCTACGACTACAACGCCGTCAGACCGCACTCGTCTCTGGGAAACCAGACGCCGCTCGAAGCGCGCCGGACGCTTGAGCAATTTGAGGGCTCCGCGCCCGGCGCGCTTGCCCACAACAACCGATCCGACTACCAATCTCAAACCTGCAGACTCTCGTTATGA
- the dnaN gene encoding DNA polymerase III subunit beta — MKFSIERAALLKAVSQAQSVVERRNTIPILANVLIEAEGDTVQFRATDLDIEVVDKAPAQVEQAGATTVSAVMLHEIVRKLPDGALVSISDDPAAGRLNVQAGRSSFNLATLPKEDFPVMASSEYTANFTAKAGVLKRLFDKSKFAISTEETRYYLNGVYMHIATGEDGQVLRCVATDGHRLARIDSGLPEGASGMPGVIVPRKTVNELRKLLEDDNQEIAVSVSETKVRFATPVITLTSKVIDGTFPDYTRVIPTGNTRQLEVDASEFAKAVDRVATVSSERSRAVKLALEADKLVLSVNAPDAGAAEEELVVAYADEPLEIGFNAKYLLEIASQVDRENAVFLFNSSGDPTLMREGGDTSAVYVVMPMRV; from the coding sequence ATGAAATTCAGCATCGAACGCGCCGCGCTGCTCAAGGCCGTCTCGCAAGCGCAATCCGTTGTGGAACGCCGCAACACGATCCCGATCCTTGCTAACGTGCTGATCGAAGCCGAAGGCGACACTGTCCAGTTCCGCGCGACCGACCTCGATATCGAGGTGGTCGACAAGGCGCCCGCGCAGGTCGAACAGGCCGGGGCCACGACGGTCTCGGCGGTCATGCTGCATGAAATCGTGCGCAAGCTACCCGATGGCGCGCTGGTCTCGATCTCGGACGACCCGGCCGCCGGGCGTCTGAACGTGCAGGCCGGTCGGTCGAGCTTCAACCTCGCCACGCTGCCGAAGGAAGACTTCCCGGTGATGGCTTCTTCGGAATACACGGCGAATTTCACGGCCAAGGCCGGGGTGCTCAAGCGCCTGTTCGACAAGTCGAAATTCGCGATCTCGACTGAAGAGACCCGCTATTACCTCAACGGCGTCTACATGCATATCGCGACCGGCGAAGACGGTCAGGTGCTGCGCTGCGTCGCCACCGACGGTCACCGTCTGGCGCGTATCGATTCCGGCCTGCCCGAAGGCGCCTCGGGTATGCCCGGCGTGATCGTGCCCCGCAAAACGGTGAACGAGCTGCGCAAGCTGCTGGAGGACGACAATCAGGAAATCGCGGTCTCGGTCTCGGAAACCAAGGTCCGTTTCGCGACCCCGGTGATCACGCTGACCTCGAAGGTCATCGACGGCACCTTCCCCGATTACACCCGCGTCATCCCGACCGGGAACACCCGCCAGTTGGAAGTCGACGCATCGGAATTCGCAAAAGCGGTGGACCGTGTGGCGACCGTCTCGTCGGAGCGGTCGCGCGCGGTGAAACTGGCTCTGGAAGCCGACAAGCTGGTACTTTCGGTCAACGCACCCGATGCCGGTGCCGCGGAAGAAGAGCTGGTCGTGGCCTATGCCGACGAGCCGCTGGAGATCGGTTTCAACGCGAAATACCTGCTCGAGATCGCGAGCCAGGTCGATCGCGAAAATGCCGTCTTCCTGTTCAACTCCTCGGGCGATCCGACCCTGATGCGCGAAGGTGGCGACACTTCGGCGGTCTATGTGGTCATGCCGATGCGCGTGTGA
- the gyrB gene encoding DNA topoisomerase (ATP-hydrolyzing) subunit B, protein MTDDTPKKNAYGADSIKVLKGLEAVRKRPGMYIGDTDDGSGLHHMVYEVVDNGIDEALAGHADYVAVKIHADSSVSVRDNGRGIPVDIHAEEGVSAAEVIMTQLHAGGKFNNTDDDGNAYKVSGGLHGVGVSVVNALSDWLELTVWRDGKIHKARFEHGECVEHVHVVGEAPNESGTEVRFLASSKEDDPEGTFSNREFVFATLEKRLRELAFLNSGVRIIIEDERPAEPLKTELHYEGGVREFVKYLDRSKNAVMEDPIYMVGEVRGIGVECAMWWNDSYHETVLPFTNNIPQRDGGTHMAGLRGALTRTITKYAQESGIAKREKVDFTGDDAREGLTCVLSVKVPDPKFSSQTKDKLVSSEVRPAVENLVNEKLAEWFEENPNEAKQIVGKIIEAALAREAARKARELTRRKTVMDVASLPGKLADCQEKDPSLSEVFLVEGDSAGGSAKQGRERKNQAVLPLRGKILNVERARFDRMLSSDQIGTLITALGTGIGRDEFNIDKLRYHKIVIMTDADVDGAHIRTLLLTFFFRQMPEIIEHGYLYIAQPPLYKVARGKSEVYLKDQTALEDYLIDMGVEGAILRLNTGEEISGQDLKRVVEEARLIKRILATFPTHYPHHILEQAAIAGAMVPGKIDGDAQGVANSVAERLDLVALEYERGWQGRPTQDHGIRLARVLRGVEEVRTLDGAVLRSGEARRLGSQTEQLQEVYDRPAKLVRKEREILIHGPLELLDAILNEGEKGLSLQRYKGLGEMNPEQLWETTLDPSARTLLQVRVEDVAEAEDIFSKLMGDVVEPRREFIQQNALAVENLDF, encoded by the coding sequence ATGACCGACGACACCCCGAAGAAGAACGCATACGGCGCCGATTCCATCAAGGTTCTCAAGGGCTTGGAGGCCGTTAGGAAACGGCCCGGCATGTATATCGGCGATACCGATGACGGCTCGGGCCTGCACCACATGGTTTACGAGGTCGTCGATAACGGCATCGACGAAGCCTTGGCGGGTCACGCCGACTACGTCGCCGTGAAAATTCACGCGGATTCTTCGGTCTCCGTGCGTGATAATGGGCGCGGGATTCCCGTCGACATTCACGCCGAAGAAGGCGTCTCCGCGGCCGAGGTCATCATGACCCAGCTGCACGCCGGCGGGAAATTCAACAACACCGACGACGACGGCAACGCCTACAAGGTGTCGGGCGGTCTGCACGGGGTTGGCGTCTCGGTGGTGAACGCGCTGTCGGACTGGCTGGAACTGACGGTTTGGCGCGACGGCAAGATCCACAAGGCGCGCTTCGAGCATGGCGAATGCGTCGAGCATGTGCATGTCGTGGGCGAGGCACCGAACGAGAGCGGCACCGAGGTGCGCTTCCTCGCGTCGAGCAAGGAAGACGATCCCGAGGGCACCTTCTCGAACCGTGAATTCGTCTTCGCCACGCTGGAAAAGCGTCTGCGCGAACTGGCCTTCCTGAACTCCGGCGTCCGTATCATCATCGAAGACGAGCGCCCCGCGGAGCCGCTCAAGACCGAGCTGCACTATGAAGGCGGCGTTCGGGAATTTGTGAAATATCTGGATCGCTCGAAAAACGCCGTGATGGAGGACCCGATCTACATGGTCGGCGAGGTGCGCGGCATCGGCGTCGAATGCGCGATGTGGTGGAACGACAGCTACCACGAAACCGTTCTGCCCTTCACCAACAACATTCCGCAGCGTGACGGCGGCACCCATATGGCGGGCCTGCGCGGGGCGCTGACCCGCACGATCACGAAATACGCGCAGGAAAGCGGCATCGCCAAGCGCGAGAAGGTCGACTTCACCGGCGACGACGCGCGCGAAGGTCTGACCTGCGTGCTATCGGTGAAAGTGCCCGATCCTAAATTCTCCAGCCAGACCAAGGACAAGCTGGTCTCCTCCGAGGTCCGTCCGGCGGTCGAGAACCTCGTGAACGAGAAGCTCGCCGAATGGTTCGAGGAAAACCCGAACGAGGCCAAGCAGATCGTCGGCAAGATTATCGAGGCTGCGTTGGCCCGGGAAGCTGCTCGCAAGGCACGCGAACTCACGCGCCGCAAGACGGTGATGGATGTGGCCTCCCTGCCCGGCAAGCTCGCCGACTGTCAGGAGAAGGATCCGTCGCTCTCCGAAGTCTTCCTCGTCGAGGGTGACTCCGCGGGCGGTTCAGCCAAGCAGGGCCGCGAGCGCAAGAACCAGGCGGTGCTGCCGCTGCGCGGTAAGATTCTCAACGTCGAGCGCGCGCGCTTCGACCGGATGCTCAGCTCGGATCAGATCGGCACGCTGATCACCGCGCTCGGCACCGGAATCGGTCGTGACGAATTCAACATCGACAAGCTGCGCTACCACAAGATCGTCATCATGACGGATGCGGATGTCGATGGTGCGCACATCCGAACGCTTCTGCTGACCTTCTTCTTTCGCCAGATGCCCGAGATCATCGAGCACGGCTACCTCTACATCGCGCAGCCGCCGCTTTACAAAGTCGCGCGCGGCAAATCCGAGGTCTACCTAAAGGATCAGACCGCGCTGGAGGATTACCTGATCGATATGGGCGTCGAAGGGGCGATTCTGCGGCTCAACACCGGCGAGGAGATCAGCGGTCAGGATCTCAAGCGCGTCGTGGAAGAGGCCCGCCTGATCAAGCGGATCCTCGCAACCTTCCCGACCCATTACCCGCATCACATCCTCGAACAGGCCGCGATCGCGGGCGCTATGGTGCCGGGCAAGATCGACGGAGACGCGCAGGGCGTCGCGAACTCGGTGGCCGAGCGCCTCGACCTCGTCGCTTTGGAATACGAGCGCGGCTGGCAGGGCCGTCCGACGCAGGATCACGGCATCCGCCTCGCCCGCGTTCTGCGCGGCGTGGAAGAGGTCCGCACGCTCGACGGTGCCGTGCTGCGCTCGGGCGAAGCGCGCCGTCTCGGCAGCCAGACCGAGCAGCTGCAAGAGGTCTACGACCGCCCGGCGAAGCTGGTGCGCAAAGAGCGCGAAATCCTGATCCACGGCCCGCTCGAACTGCTCGACGCGATCTTGAACGAGGGTGAAAAGGGCCTGAGCCTGCAGCGCTACAAGGGTTTGGGCGAAATGAACCCCGAGCAGCTGTGGGAAACCACACTCGACCCCTCCGCGCGGACCCTGCTTCAGGTGCGAGTCGAGGACGTGGCCGAGGCCGAGGACATCTTCTCGAAGCTGATGGGCGACGTCGTGGAACCCCGCCGCGAGTTCATCCAACAGAACGCCCTGGCGGTGGAGAACCTCGATTTCTGA
- a CDS encoding VOC family protein has protein sequence MSYPQQRVTLITLGVADLDQSKRFYAALGWQPHAEQEDVAFYQLHGMALSLFSLPALAADQGLTRARLGTGAMTLAQNFDSPEDVDAAFAAALKAGATELKAPEKTFWGGYAGYYADPDHHVWELAHNPFWPLADDGSLTLP, from the coding sequence GTGAGCTATCCGCAGCAACGTGTGACGCTGATCACGCTGGGCGTGGCCGATCTCGACCAGTCGAAGCGCTTCTACGCAGCGCTCGGCTGGCAGCCCCATGCCGAGCAGGAGGACGTCGCCTTCTACCAGTTGCACGGGATGGCGCTGAGCCTGTTCTCCTTGCCGGCGCTGGCCGCCGATCAGGGCCTTACCCGCGCAAGGCTGGGCACAGGTGCGATGACGCTGGCGCAGAACTTCGACAGCCCCGAAGACGTGGATGCCGCTTTTGCTGCCGCCCTCAAGGCAGGCGCAACCGAATTGAAAGCCCCCGAGAAGACTTTCTGGGGCGGCTATGCGGGCTATTACGCCGATCCCGACCACCATGTCTGGGAACTTGCCCATAATCCCTTCTGGCCGCTGGCCGACGACGGAAGCCTTACCCTCCCATGA
- a CDS encoding LysE family translocator produces MTLTLSQIALYTGALLVLFLTPGPVWLALLARAMAGGFASAWPLALGVTVGDMVWPALAILGVSWLVGEFSWFLDALRWVAVAMFVGMGALLIRHAEHQISSDSRLTRPGMWAGFVAGLIVIIGNPKAILFYMGILPGFFPIATMTWIDIATVSLISAIVPLTGNLILAAFVGRIRAFVQSRGKLAKLNRIAGGLMILVGLLIAVT; encoded by the coding sequence ATGACCCTCACCTTATCGCAGATCGCGCTCTACACCGGCGCGCTTCTGGTTCTCTTCCTCACCCCCGGGCCGGTCTGGCTCGCCCTTCTCGCTCGCGCGATGGCCGGCGGGTTCGCCTCTGCATGGCCGCTCGCGCTTGGCGTGACGGTGGGCGACATGGTCTGGCCCGCACTCGCAATCTTGGGCGTATCGTGGCTGGTCGGCGAATTCAGCTGGTTCCTCGATGCGCTGCGCTGGGTGGCGGTCGCGATGTTCGTGGGGATGGGGGCGCTCCTGATCCGCCATGCCGAACATCAGATCAGCTCCGACAGCCGCCTGACGCGCCCGGGCATGTGGGCGGGCTTCGTCGCCGGGCTCATCGTGATCATCGGCAATCCCAAGGCGATCCTGTTCTACATGGGCATCCTGCCGGGCTTCTTTCCGATCGCCACGATGACCTGGATCGACATCGCCACGGTCAGTCTGATCTCGGCCATCGTACCGCTGACCGGCAACCTTATCCTCGCCGCCTTCGTGGGCCGCATCCGCGCCTTTGTACAAAGCCGCGGCAAGCTCGCAAAGCTCAACCGGATCGCGGGTGGGCTGATGATCCTCGTCGGCCTTCTTATCGCCGTGACGTGA
- the recF gene encoding DNA replication/repair protein RecF (All proteins in this family for which functions are known are DNA-binding proteins that assist the filamentation of RecA onto DNA for the initiation of recombination or recombinational repair.) produces the protein MLRELKILQFRSHRRAEIAFDGRPVAIYGPNGAGKTNILEAVSLLSPGRGLRRAQADELMRRAEAVGWKLRAVTDTHEIETSALPGESRRVEIDGKAAPQVALAQILRVLWLVPSMDRLWIEGAEGRRRFLDRMVMSFTPAHAEVTLAYEKAMRERNRLLKDMVRDPNWYHALEAQMAEAGAAIRANRAEALTRIMQAQADAATAFPAAHLVLENEGPGDLAAALDANRPRDMSAGRTLEGPHRADLLATYVEKDAPAAQCSTGEQKALLISLILANARALAGEDVVLLLDEVAAHLDSGRRAALYDEICAMGAQVLMTGTGAELFDALGDRGQYLEVVEGPQGSEVREAMP, from the coding sequence ATGCTGCGTGAACTGAAGATATTGCAGTTCCGCTCGCATCGTCGTGCCGAAATCGCTTTCGACGGGCGGCCCGTGGCAATCTACGGGCCCAACGGCGCGGGCAAGACGAATATCCTCGAGGCGGTGTCGCTGCTCTCACCCGGGCGTGGGCTGCGCCGGGCGCAGGCCGACGAGTTGATGCGCCGCGCCGAAGCCGTTGGCTGGAAGCTGCGCGCCGTCACCGACACCCATGAGATCGAGACCTCCGCCCTGCCCGGCGAGTCCCGCCGGGTCGAGATCGATGGCAAAGCCGCGCCGCAGGTGGCACTGGCGCAGATTCTGCGGGTGCTGTGGCTGGTGCCCTCGATGGACCGGCTCTGGATCGAAGGGGCCGAAGGGCGCAGGCGGTTTCTCGACCGGATGGTGATGAGCTTCACCCCCGCCCATGCCGAGGTCACGCTGGCCTATGAAAAGGCGATGCGCGAGCGGAACCGCTTGCTCAAGGACATGGTCCGCGATCCGAACTGGTATCACGCGCTGGAGGCGCAGATGGCCGAAGCTGGCGCTGCGATCCGGGCGAACCGGGCCGAAGCCCTCACGCGGATCATGCAGGCGCAGGCGGATGCGGCGACGGCGTTTCCAGCAGCGCATCTGGTCCTCGAGAACGAAGGCCCCGGGGATCTGGCCGCAGCCCTCGACGCCAATCGCCCGCGCGACATGTCAGCGGGCCGCACGCTGGAGGGGCCGCACCGGGCCGATCTTCTCGCCACATATGTCGAGAAAGATGCCCCCGCCGCGCAATGCTCTACCGGGGAGCAGAAGGCGCTGCTGATCTCGCTGATCCTCGCCAATGCGCGGGCGCTTGCGGGCGAGGATGTGGTGCTTTTGCTCGACGAGGTCGCCGCCCATCTGGACTCCGGCCGGCGCGCGGCGCTTTATGACGAAATCTGCGCGATGGGCGCGCAGGTGTTGATGACCGGCACGGGAGCTGAGCTGTTCGACGCGCTCGGGGACCGGGGACAATATCTCGAAGTGGTCGAGGGGCCGCAGGGCTCTGAGGTGAGGGAGGCTATGCCGTGA